In the genome of Pieris rapae chromosome 6, ilPieRapa1.1, whole genome shotgun sequence, one region contains:
- the LOC110992403 gene encoding mediator of RNA polymerase II transcription subunit 24 — translation MVTMDASKMTSKTSSLKALILKAWRERWTDIQWGINIKTILPRGVSGDLYNLADCILQQAMVGCGANQLVISYLKHSLASHIVSYAAVLQRIAKFDSFHKPHCILSLLEFLESFIDNVTCRSKMEEEILSNAISSIILWLLQVYHYSLSKYPSSNPIQSQELLEKSTSLLNSIMSSDFLIAMFYLAKQNDPEEYTEVTKKCQEITAFMMMNTQFKAPLTIHDTIQKICNMVLDKIAPFHNKPETVTYCIQAIVAINVLAKPSAEVQYLSNQLLIIKRIKGFSLSRVYSELIRACFISLNDASKDAMKQALWAAFTFLKVPQIIQCMHNICGTQSKDGDYSVEVVEAFEKLLKNTPLLDVVDAKNSCNSVISLLEPLVKLNVVTESHLSYFNQKRETKDLKLQKLEPTGLQGPVPNFITRAEPTLASILKTMGGDFHKIIDSLYSMLCQIVGGTTLDTILSVATVEGKSKLFVSRLIKFNEFALLAASEKGASQSRVYVFDITFLILCSIVQEYGAEAVLDENGDSFFEKWVKEFLPQNGAYKCPNQILQKCDQQLVDIFIHHLSASDFDFKNTNLKPHDLCMNVSGVMKEVLFAWEQGSISTVDVKRMLESMRQKMACLAVCGSVWLSSYINVVHEDATVKPINMIQQLCSPPNEVEMAQSDNFKERAVLMCSIIRKLQHDVHPPSIPNTKTVSHLIVSNKPILEQLQTVWDDVKVRGYLHIDATHIVQSLLNTAGHVWFVTNLIKETLKFRYQEELDRSVDIVLAMFHLDIEKCTEALLQHVMPQYLYNAKLIDELVEPQSTVLAKICVYSIFAALDQSITTKHQSRKRRHEDSEDLEAMSSNKLRRLNDNSSDGSVYHSREHSSGVVIKEPLQTSLDMLFKTFSQLAGKNGYVTPQTRFIYEFLVFIIQCGQERAQHVLQKMPSEIVPILIKALPDNFNVAIILRLYELTTPYGRKDAARDLCLLRNMWLRPE, via the coding sequence atggTGACAATGGATGCAAGCAAAATGACAAGTAAAACAAGTTCACTAAAAGCATTAATACTGAAGGCGTGGCGAGAACGATGGACTGACATTCAGTGGgggattaatattaaaacaatactacCTAGGGGGGTAAGTGGAGATTTGTATAATCTAGCTGACTGTATTTTGCAGCAGGCTATGGTAGGATGTGGTGCTAATCAACTAGTAATATCCTATTTGAAGCATTCTCTTGCATCTCACATTGTTTCATATGCTGCTGTTCTTCAAAGAATTGCTAAGTTTGACTCATTTCACAAACCTCACTGCATACTCAGTCTTTTAGAGTTTTTGGAAAGTTTTATTGACAATGTCACATGCAGAAGTAAAATGGAGgaagaaattttatcaaatgcaATATCCTCTATAATTTTGTGGCTATTGCAAGTGTATCACTACTCACTAAGTAAATATCCTTCATCAAATCCTATTCAAAGCCAAGAACTTTTGGAAAAGTCTACCTCTCTGCTGAATTCTATAATGAGTTCAGACTTCTTAATAGCTATGTTCTATTTAGCAAAACAAAATGATCCTGAAGAGTATACAGAGGTTACTAAGAAATGTCAAGAAATAACAGCATTTATGATGATGAATACTCAGTTTAAAGCACCTCTAACAATACATGATACTATTCAAAAGATTTGTAATATGGTTCTTGATAAAATAGCACCTTTCCATAATAAACCTGAAACTGTAACATACTGTATACAAGCAATTGTTGCTATAAATGTGTTAGCAAAGCCAAGTGCAGAGGTACAATATCTTTCCAATCaactgttaattataaaaagaattaaagGATTTTCATTATCTAGAGTATATAGTGAACTAATAAGAGCATGTTTCATTTCACTGAATGATGCCAGCAAAGATGCCATGAAACAAGCATTATGGGCtgcttttacatttttaaaagtaccTCAGATAATACAATGTATGCATAATATATGTGGGACCCAGAGCAAAGATGGAGACTATTCCGTTGAAGTTGTAGAagcttttgaaaaattattgaaaaatactcCATTGCTTGATGTTGTTGATGCTAAGAATAGTTGCAATAGTGTAATATCTCTACTGGAACCATTAGTTAAGTTAAATGTTGTTACTGAAAGCCACTTATCTTATTTTAACCAGAAACGTGAGACTAAAGatcttaaattacaaaaattagaGCCAACTGGACTTCAAGGACCTGTGCCTAACTTTATCACACGAGCTGAACCTACTCTAGCCAGTATTTTGAAGACTATGGGTGGTGATTTCCACAAGATTATAGATTCATTATATTCAATGTTATGCCAAATAGTAGGAGGAACCACATTAGATACAATCCTATCTGTTGCAACTGTTGAAGGGAAATCCAAATTATTTGTCTCAAGACTTATAAAGTTCAATGAGTTTGCTTTACTTGCTGCAAGTGAAAAAGGAGCTTCTCAATCTAGGGTGTATGTATTTGatataacatttttgataCTCTGTTCAATTGTTCAAGAATATGGCGCTGAAGCTGTTTTGGATGAAAATGGGGACTCCTTCTTTGAAAAATGGGTTAAAGAGTTTTTGCCCCAAAATGGTGCATACAAATGTCCAAATCAAATATTGCAGAAATGTGACCAACAACTTGtagacatttttattcatcACCTGAGTGCTTCTGattttgactttaaaaatactaatttaaaaccTCATGATTTGTGCATGAATGTTAGTGGCGTTATGAAAGAGGTCCTCTTTGCTTGGGAGCAAGGTTCTATATCCACTGTAGATGTAAAGAGAATGCTTGAATCTATGAGGCAAAAAATGGCTTGTCTTGCAGTGTGTGGTTCAGTATGGCTCTCCTCATACATTAATGTTGTACATGAAGATGCAACAGTTAAGCCAATAAACATGATTCAGCAGTTATGTAGTCCTCCAAATGAAGTTGAAATGGCACAGAGTGATAATTTTAAGGAGAGAGCAGTTTTGATGTGTTCTATAATAAGAAAGTTGCAACATGATGTCCATCCGCCATCTATACCAAATACAAAAACAGTGTCTCATTTGATTGTATCCAATAAACCAATACTTGAACAACTACAAACAGTTTGGGATGATGTGAAAGTTAGGGGATACTTACATATTGATGCAACACACATTGTTCAAAGTCTATTAAACACTGCTGGTCATGTATGGTTTGTTACAAATCTCATTAAGGAGACTCTTAAGTTTAGGTATCAAGAAGAACTTGATAGATCTGTAGATATTGTATTGGCAATGTTCCATTTagatatagaaaaatgtacTGAAGCTTTGTTACAACATGTAATGCCGCAGTACTTGTATAATGCGAAATTAATTGATGAATTAGTCGAGCCGCAATCCACAGTACTTGCAAAGATATGTGTCTATAGTATATTTGCTGCTCTTGATCAGAGTATAACAACAAAACATCAATCAAGAAAACGCAGACATGAAGATTCTGAAGATTTAGAGGCTATGTCTTCCAATAAGTTACGACGGCTAAATGACAACTCTTCAGATGGAAGTGTTTATCATTCAAGAGAGCATAGTTCAGGAGTTGTTATAAAAGAGCCATTGCAAACATCCTTAGATATGTTATTTAAGACATTTTCCCAACTGGCTGGCAAAAATGGTTATGTAACTCCTCAGACAcggtttatttatgaatttttggtttttattattcagtGTGGTCAAGAAAGAGCACAACATGTATTACAGAAAATGCCAAGTGAAATAgttccaattttaataaaggcaCTTCcagataattttaatgtggcCATCATTTTAAGATTGTATGAATTAACTACACCGTACGGTAGAAAAGATGCAGCTAGAGATTTATGTCTATTGCGAAATATGTGGTTACGACCTGaataa